A genomic window from Salmo salar chromosome ssa23, Ssal_v3.1, whole genome shotgun sequence includes:
- the LOC106584547 gene encoding gastrula zinc finger protein XlCGF57.1-like: MSKIELLGLIFNKGFRAAPELFRAVEKTITKYQGKYSLSKEENARLQKLLDILLKPEIKLHRTDLQQLKVSEEVPPEQQHCEQEWSPSLGQEDLEPTPIKEEQEECQELEYNTKDSVFTPPCVKSDYDQYPTRSSHLNKTQSKECKNGDSSIEQIKTESQEEISSEPTSDSQALSVVNPGCSAAQGDDNESVHRKESARPLSALKTHISKRRRTDKGQSPAGPCCKVCGRPCQSFGALLIHLKSHRKDNEQMCGVCGKSCQSLKCVMDHILQTHRTRFCDVCGKSFDATKDLEKHMRTHTGEKPYPCNDCDKYFASIANLNLHMKTVHTGEKSHCCHECGKRYAQSGNLNAHMRIHTGEKPYHCNDCGKTFRLGTSLKMHIRTHTREKPYRCQDCGSSFARMEHLKNHSRIHTGEKPYSCPECGKCFPQNGNLKLHMRIHTGEKSHQCQLCNKCFTYSHTLTVHMRVHTNDKPFHCQECDLCFSQSSNLNRHMKRHRGEKSHHCHVCGKSFSTGFQLNVHLRIHTGEKPHVCPTCPKCFSDRGALNSHQKIHTEKKPYCYDCLKCFRSKQRLREHRERMHKHMTVPCVGEGDSTED; the protein is encoded by the exons ATGTCTAAAATAGAGTTGTTGGGATTGATTTTCAACAAGGGATTTAGAGCGGCTCCTGAGTTGTTTAGAGCCGTTGAAAAAACGATAACAAAGTACCAGGGAAAATATTCCCTATCGAAAGAGGAGAACGCCCGTCTACAGAAGCTGCTTGATATCCTCCTGAAACCGGAGATAAAGTTACATAGAACAG ACCTCCAACAGCTCAAAGTCTCTGAAGAGGTTCCCCctgagcagcagcactgtgagCAGGAGTGGAGCCCCAGTCTGGGGCAGGAGGACTTGGAGCCCACACCGattaaagaggaacaggaggaatgTCAAGAGCTGGAGTATAATACTAAAGACTCTGTGTTCACTCCTCCCTGTGTGAAAAGTGACTATGATCAGTACCCAACTCGGTCCTCACATCTTAACAAAACCCAAAGTAAGGAATGCAAAAATGGAGACTCGTCCATTGAACAGATAAAAACAGAATCTCAAGAAGAGATCTCTTCAGAACCAACCAGTGACTCTCAGGCCCTCTCTGTAGTAAATCCAGGCTGTTCTGCAGCTCAGGGTGATGACAATGAAAGTGTTCATAGGAAGGAGAGTGCAAGACCACTGTCTGCTTTAAAGACGCACATATCAAAGAGGCGGCGGACAGATAAAGGACAAAGCCCTGCTGGTCCTTGTTGCAAGGTGTGTGGAAGGCCTTGTCAGTCCTTTGGAGCTTTATTGATACATTTGAAAAGTCACAGAAAAGATAATGAACAAATGTGTGGTGTTTGTGGAAAAAGCTGTCAATCCCTAAAATGTGTGATGGATCACATATTACAAACTCACAGAACTAGGTTTTGTGATGTTTGTGGTAAAAGTTTTGATGCTACTAAGGATCTGGAAAAGCATATGAGaacccacacaggggagaaaccatatccctgtaatgactGTGATAAATATTTTGCCAGTATTGCAAATCTGAATTTGCATATGAAGacggtccacacaggggagaaatcacATTGCTGCCATGAATGTGGCAAACGTTATGCTCAGAGTGGAAATCTGAATGCGCATATGAGGatccacactggagagaaaccatatCACTGTAATGATTGTGGCAAAACATTCCGCCTTGGCACTTCCCTTAAAATGCATATAAGGACTCATACAAGGGAGAAACCATATCGCTGCCAGGATTGTGGTAGTTCATTTGCTAGGATGGAGCACCTGAAAAATCATAGCAGgattcacacaggggagaagccgtaTAGCTGTCCTGAATGTGGAAAATGCTTCCCTCAGAATGGTAATCTAAAATTGCACATGAGaattcacacaggggagaaatcacATCAGTGTCAACTTTGTAACAAATGTTTCACTTATAGCCATACTCTAACAGTGCATATGAGAGTTCACACCAATGACAAACCGTTTCACTGCCAGGAGTGTGACTTATGTTTCAGTCAGAGTTCCAACTTGAATCGGCACATgaagagacacagaggggagaaATCACACCACTGTCATGTTTGTGGCAAATCTTTCTCCACAGGTTTTCAGTTGAATGTGCATTTGAGAATTCACACAGGGGAAAAACCGCATGTGTGTCCTACATGTCCAAAATGCTTCAGCGACAGAGGGGCATTAAATAGTCATCAGAAAATACACACTGAGAAGAAGCCATATTGCTATGATTGTCTTAAATGCTTCAGATCAAAGCAACGCCTGAGAGAACACAGAGAAAGAATGCACAAACACATGACTGTGCCCTGTGTAGGGGAAGGTGATTCGACAGAAGATTGA
- the LOC106584548 gene encoding dihydrolipoyl dehydrogenase, mitochondrial, producing MQSWNQVYRTLATRSHQLPNRLQGATVLSVRTYSDKAQIDADVTVVGSGPGGYVAAIKAAQLGFKTVCVEKNPTLGGTCLNVGCIPSKALLNNSYLYHQANGKDFESRGIEISGITLNLEKMMSQKSGAVKALTGGIAHLFKQNKVTHVNGNGKITGKNQVTATAEDGSMQVINSKNILIATGSEVTPFPGIEVDEDTVVSSTGALDLKKVPEHLIVIGAGVIGVELGSVWQRLGSKVTAVEFLGHVGGLGIDMEISKNFQRILQKQGIKFKLGTKVMGATKRPDGQIDVAVEAAAGGKNETLTCDVLLVCIGRRPFTRNLGLDTVGLELDNRGRIPVNNRFQTKVPSIYAIGDVIAGPMLAHKAEDEGIICVEGMAGGAVHIDYNCVPSVVYTHPEVAWVGKTEEQLKEEGIPYKVGKFPFAANSRAKTNADTDGLVKILGHKETDRILGAHILGSGAGEIINEAALAMEYGASCEDVARVCHAHPTVSEAFREANLAASFGKAINF from the exons ATGCAGAGCTGGAATCAAGTATATCGCACTCTGGCAACG CGTAGCCACCAACTACCGAATAGGCTCCAGGGTGCaactgttctctctgtcagaaCATACTCTGACAAAGCACAAA TTGATGCTGATGTCACAGTGGTGGGCTCTGGTCCTGGTGGATATGTTGCCGCAATCAAAGCAGCCCAACTTGGTTTCAAG actgtgtgtgtggaaaAGAATCCCACCCTAGGCGGGACCTGTTTGAATGTCGGCTGTATCCCTTCAAAG GCCCTGCTGAACAACTCCTACCTGTACCACCAGGCCAATGGCAAGGATTTTGAAAGCAGGGGCATTGAAA TCTCGGGGATCACATTGAACCTGGAGAAGATGATGTCACAGAAGAGCGGGGCAGTCAAAGCACTGACAGGAGGCATTGCACATTTATTCAAACAGAACAAG GTGACGCACGTGAACGGCAATGGGAAGATCACGGGCAAGAACCAGGTGACGGCCACGGCCGAGGACGGCAGCATGCAGGTCATCAACAGCAAGAACATCCTCATTGCCACTGGCTCCGAGGTCACGCCCTTTCCGGGGATCGAG GTTGATGAGGACACGGTGGTGTCCTCCACGGGAGCACTGGACCTGAAGAAGGTGCCTGAGCATCTCATAGTCATCGGAGCCGGAGTCATCGGGGTGGAGCTG GGGTCAGTGTGGCAGCGTCTGGGCTCCAAGGTGACAGCGGTGGAGTTCCTGGGCCATGTGGGCGGCTTGGGCATCGACATGGAGATCTCCAAGAACTTCCAACGCATCCTTCAGAAGCAAGGCATAAAGTTCAAGCTGGGCACCAAAGTCATGGGCGCCACCAAGAGGCCCGACGGCCAGATCGACGTGGC TGTGGAGGCGGCAGCCGGCGGGAAGAACGAGACTCTGACGTGTGACGTGCTGCTGGTGTGCATCGGCAGACGGCCCTTCACCAGGAACCTGGGCCTGGATACCGTGGGCCTGGAGCTGGACAACAGGGGACGCATACCAGTCAACAACCGCTTCCAGACCAAAGTACCCAG TATCTATGCCATTGGTGACGTGATCGCCGGGCCCATGCTGGCACACAAGGCGGAGGACGAGGGCATCATCTGCGTGGAAGGCATGGCCGGGGGCGCCGTGCACATCGACTACAACTGTGTCCCCTCTGTAGTCTACACACACCCCGAGGTGGCATGGGTGGGGAAGACGGAGGAGCAGCTCAAAGAGGAG GGCATCCCATACAAGGTGGGTAAGTTCCCGTTTGCCGCCAACAGCCGAGCCAAAACCAACGCAGACACCGATGGCCTGGTGAAGATCCTCGGCCACAAGGAGACCGACCGGATATTGGGCGCTCACATCCTGGGCTCT GGGGCAGGAGAGATAATCAACGAGGCGGCGCTCGCCATGGAGTACGGCGCGTCCTGCGAGGACGTTGCCAGAGTTTGCCACGCACATCCC ACTGTGTCCGAGGCCTTCAGAGAAGCTAACCTTGCAGCCTCCTTCGGGAAAGCTATCAACTTTTAA